From a single Candidatus Defluviilinea gracilis genomic region:
- a CDS encoding uracil-DNA glycosylase encodes MTAEETLAQIAKEVTVCTNCALHHSRKKSVPGEGPAAAEIMFIGEGPGFHENEQGRPFVGAAGKFLDQLLAQAGVTRADVWIGNVVKCRPPENRDPQPDELAACNEYLERQTQAIDPSIIVTLGRFSMNKFFSGAKISAVHGQMKKVGDRYVIAMFHPAAALHQAALKPAILADFAKLPELLEQARKGLGKSAPVKKMEEPQEDEPKQMSMF; translated from the coding sequence ATGACCGCTGAAGAAACCCTTGCTCAAATTGCCAAAGAAGTGACCGTGTGTACGAACTGCGCGTTACATCATTCGCGCAAGAAGTCTGTGCCCGGCGAGGGACCTGCCGCCGCCGAGATCATGTTCATCGGCGAGGGACCGGGCTTTCACGAAAACGAGCAGGGACGTCCGTTCGTGGGCGCGGCGGGGAAGTTTCTCGACCAGCTCCTCGCGCAGGCGGGGGTGACGCGCGCAGATGTGTGGATCGGCAACGTGGTAAAATGCCGCCCGCCCGAAAACCGCGATCCGCAACCCGATGAACTCGCCGCGTGCAACGAGTATCTCGAACGTCAAACTCAAGCGATCGATCCCAGCATCATCGTCACACTCGGTCGCTTTTCGATGAATAAATTTTTTTCCGGCGCGAAGATCAGTGCGGTGCATGGGCAGATGAAGAAAGTCGGCGACCGATATGTGATCGCGATGTTCCATCCCGCCGCGGCGCTGCATCAAGCCGCGCTCAAGCCCGCGATTCTAGCTGATTTTGCAAAACTGCCTGAGTTGCTGGAACAGGCTCGCAAGGGTTTGGGAAAGTCCGCGCCTGTGAAAAAGATGGAAGAGCCGCAAGAGGATGAGCCGAAGCAGATGAGTATGTTTTGA
- a CDS encoding nucleotide sugar dehydrogenase, with protein sequence MMLKDDLITKLKNKNARVAILGLGYVGLPLAVVFAEAGFKVTGIDPDAGKVDSLKGGISYIPDVKSESVAALVKSGHFTATTDFSALKEMDAVSICVPTPLRQTGDPDMSFIISAADELSKYMHKGMVVVLQSTTYPGTTRELLLPKLGGENGLKVGEDFFLAFSPERVDPGRQDFTTKNTPKVMGGITEACGEVATAWYEGAIDVVHRVSSAEAAEMAKLLENTFRMINIGLVNELAMMCERLGVDVWEVIDAAATKPFGFMKFTPGPGLGGHCIPIDPLYLSWKMKSFNYNARFIELASEINTNMPRYVVERIMDALNDKSKALKGSKILVLGVAYKPDVSDVRESPALDVIGLLQNKGANVEYHDPYIPHIHHETDGWHMDSVKDVMSSVNDADAVVIITNHKAYDYDAIVHAAKFVFDSRNATSKISKGSNKIVRL encoded by the coding sequence ATAATGTTGAAAGATGATCTGATTACAAAACTAAAAAATAAGAATGCCCGCGTTGCGATTCTTGGACTCGGCTATGTGGGACTTCCGCTTGCGGTTGTTTTTGCCGAGGCGGGATTCAAGGTGACGGGCATCGATCCTGACGCAGGGAAAGTTGATTCGCTCAAGGGCGGCATTTCCTACATCCCCGACGTGAAGAGCGAGTCGGTTGCGGCGTTGGTGAAGTCCGGTCATTTCACTGCGACGACGGATTTTTCGGCGTTGAAAGAAATGGACGCGGTCAGCATCTGCGTGCCAACCCCGCTCCGTCAGACGGGCGACCCGGATATGTCGTTCATCATCTCCGCCGCGGACGAGTTGTCGAAGTACATGCACAAGGGCATGGTGGTTGTGTTGCAGTCCACAACCTATCCCGGCACGACGCGCGAGTTGCTCCTGCCAAAACTTGGCGGTGAAAACGGACTCAAAGTGGGCGAAGATTTCTTCCTTGCGTTCTCGCCTGAACGCGTTGACCCCGGTCGGCAAGATTTCACAACAAAAAATACTCCCAAAGTGATGGGCGGAATCACCGAAGCGTGCGGCGAAGTGGCGACGGCTTGGTATGAAGGCGCGATTGACGTTGTGCATCGCGTCTCGTCTGCTGAAGCGGCGGAGATGGCGAAATTGTTGGAAAACACCTTTCGCATGATCAACATCGGATTGGTCAATGAACTGGCGATGATGTGCGAACGTCTCGGCGTGGATGTGTGGGAGGTGATCGACGCGGCGGCGACGAAACCGTTCGGCTTTATGAAGTTCACACCAGGTCCCGGCTTGGGCGGGCACTGCATCCCGATTGATCCGCTGTATCTTTCGTGGAAGATGAAATCATTCAATTACAACGCGCGTTTCATCGAGTTGGCGTCCGAGATCAACACCAACATGCCGCGTTACGTTGTCGAACGAATCATGGACGCGTTGAACGACAAAAGCAAAGCGTTGAAGGGATCGAAGATTCTCGTCCTCGGCGTGGCGTACAAACCCGACGTGAGCGACGTCCGCGAATCGCCCGCGTTGGACGTGATCGGCTTACTGCAAAACAAAGGCGCGAACGTGGAATATCACGACCCGTACATTCCTCACATCCACCACGAGACCGATGGCTGGCACATGGACAGCGTGAAGGACGTGATGTCCTCGGTGAACGATGCGGATGCGGTGGTCATCATCACGAATCACAAGGCGTATGATTACGATGCGATTGTCCACGCGGCGAAGTTTGTTTTTGATAGCCGCAATGCGACGAGCAAAATATCAAAAGGAAGCAACAAGATCGTAAGACTCTAA
- a CDS encoding GDP-mannose 4,6-dehydratase yields the protein MAQYLITGIAGFIAARTAELLLHDGHTVVGVDNMNDAYDPRIKEYRLKKLQALKGFTFHKWDVADKSIIEKFKGETFDAVINLAARAGVRASVDNPWVFVETNMIGTLNMLELCKQNGIKKFVVASTSSIYGEDPPYPTPESADSSEPLQPYAASKKGAEAMCHAYHHLYGIDVSILRFFTVYGPAGRPDLAHLRFAQWISEGKPVRVNGDGTQSRGFTYIDDIARGTILALKPLGFEIINIGGHEVVTINELIQIMEDVIGKKAVVQYGPPNPADMFTNQADVTKAGELLGWEPQFNMRAGVTKLVEWYNAEREWAKEILTP from the coding sequence ATGGCTCAATATTTGATTACTGGCATAGCAGGCTTCATCGCCGCGCGCACGGCGGAATTATTGCTCCACGATGGTCACACGGTCGTCGGCGTGGACAACATGAACGATGCGTACGATCCGCGCATCAAGGAGTATCGCCTGAAGAAGTTGCAGGCGCTGAAGGGATTCACCTTCCACAAATGGGATGTGGCGGATAAGTCCATTATCGAGAAATTCAAAGGCGAGACGTTCGACGCGGTCATCAACCTCGCGGCGCGCGCTGGTGTGCGAGCAAGCGTGGATAACCCCTGGGTGTTCGTCGAGACGAACATGATCGGCACGTTGAACATGCTTGAGTTATGCAAACAGAACGGGATCAAAAAATTCGTCGTCGCGTCCACATCGAGCATTTATGGCGAAGACCCGCCGTACCCGACTCCCGAATCGGCTGACAGCAGTGAACCGCTCCAGCCGTACGCGGCGAGTAAAAAGGGAGCCGAGGCGATGTGCCACGCGTATCATCATCTCTACGGGATAGATGTCAGCATTCTGCGCTTTTTCACCGTCTACGGTCCCGCGGGCAGACCCGACCTCGCGCATCTGCGGTTCGCGCAGTGGATCAGCGAAGGCAAGCCCGTGCGCGTGAACGGCGACGGGACACAATCGCGCGGCTTCACATACATTGACGACATCGCGCGCGGCACAATCCTTGCGTTGAAGCCGCTTGGCTTCGAGATCATCAACATCGGCGGGCATGAGGTCGTCACGATCAATGAGTTGATTCAAATCATGGAAGATGTGATCGGCAAGAAAGCCGTCGTGCAATACGGTCCGCCCAACCCTGCCGATATGTTCACGAATCAAGCCGATGTGACGAAGGCGGGCGAGTTGCTCGGTTGGGAACCGCAGTTCAACATGCGCGCAGGCGTGACGAAACTCGTCGAGTGGTACAACGCTGAGCGCGAGTGGGCGAAGGAAATCCTCACGCCATAG
- a CDS encoding VWA domain-containing protein: MRFTSPLFLLLLLLVPLAVWMGKPARGPGWTREIVSLILRVVIILCLIFSLAGLEIVQRGDALAVVFLVDVSDSMPPQAITAEVGYVQDALEAMSPDDRSAVVLFGADALVERQMSAAKELSAFTSAPVTNQTNLEEAIQLGLALFPSGYAKRMVILSDGAQTSGDALEAAKFAVASDTQLVVVPIVAQRGAEVSVQNVDAPTRLRPGEQFDLTVTLQANEPTRATVRVLGGSEILYEGAYDLRRGTQSLSLPLVAGEPGFVNYQVQIAATQDGFYQNNQLDAFSQVEGPPRILLVAPPAGETLPGGEARPDEFSALLSALESADFQVNVVAPNRLPSDLPSLAQYDSVVLVDVPARALGNNQMENLQSYVHDLGGGLVAVGGPTSYGVGGYFQTPLEETLPVDMQIKDEKRRPNLGIVFIIDHSGSMEETSGGVTKLELAKEAAARSIDFLFPTDRVGVIAFDDSASWVVPMTELSDPGAVVSAIGSIRGGGGTDIMAGVRAMSEVLPDDPAKVKHVILLTDGGADPTGIPELVQKLFEENNITLSTVGVGNDAAPFLEDLAEAGGGRYHFTNDANSIPSIFTEEVSLATRAYLVEEPFFPALANSSPILSGINEIPRLYGYVASSPKDLAQVILKSDKDDPILASWQYGLGRAVAFTSDATGRWARDWLASDNFAKFWVQVVRSTIGNPTDNALATDIELTDGQARITLDAQTPSGEFINGYAVDANIVAPNGETNSLTLRQVAPGRYEAFFDPKEEGVYLIRLAGMSASQTDSFAETTGWALSYSPEYKRLDPDPDLLLRLAALSNGEVATSNPADVFLHNLDATRASRPIWQWLILLAVLLLPFDIASRRLIITKQDVSNERALLMKRLGLGQPRMLTTPQPSPRMEALLKAKDRVAESAKRAEATPVELKEAQPSEKTIQSVEQVKEIETKHPPADAAASTTASLLARKNALKNKRK; this comes from the coding sequence ATGAGATTCACCTCCCCTCTCTTCCTCCTCCTTCTCCTCCTCGTGCCGCTCGCGGTGTGGATGGGCAAACCAGCCCGAGGTCCGGGGTGGACGCGCGAGATCGTCTCATTAATTCTGCGCGTGGTCATCATCCTGTGTCTGATATTTTCACTCGCGGGACTCGAAATCGTCCAACGCGGCGACGCGCTGGCTGTCGTGTTTTTGGTGGACGTGTCCGACTCGATGCCGCCGCAGGCGATCACTGCCGAAGTGGGATATGTGCAAGACGCGCTCGAGGCGATGTCGCCCGACGATCGATCTGCGGTTGTGTTGTTCGGCGCGGACGCGTTGGTCGAACGGCAAATGTCGGCCGCCAAGGAGTTGAGCGCGTTCACCTCCGCGCCGGTCACCAACCAGACGAATCTCGAAGAGGCGATTCAACTCGGCTTGGCGTTGTTCCCCTCGGGCTATGCCAAACGGATGGTGATCCTCTCCGACGGAGCGCAGACCAGCGGCGACGCGCTCGAAGCGGCGAAGTTCGCGGTTGCGTCCGATACGCAACTGGTCGTTGTGCCGATCGTCGCGCAACGCGGTGCGGAGGTATCGGTTCAAAACGTGGACGCGCCGACGCGCTTGCGGCCGGGCGAACAGTTCGATCTCACCGTTACTTTGCAAGCGAACGAACCGACTCGCGCCACCGTGCGCGTGTTGGGCGGAAGCGAAATTTTATATGAAGGCGCGTACGATCTTCGGCGCGGAACGCAATCGTTGAGCCTGCCGCTGGTCGCGGGCGAACCGGGTTTCGTCAATTATCAAGTGCAGATCGCCGCGACTCAAGACGGCTTCTATCAAAACAACCAACTCGACGCGTTCTCTCAAGTGGAAGGCCCGCCGCGCATTTTGCTGGTCGCGCCGCCCGCAGGCGAGACGTTGCCCGGCGGCGAGGCGAGACCCGATGAATTCTCCGCGTTATTGAGCGCGTTGGAATCGGCTGACTTTCAAGTGAACGTCGTCGCGCCGAATCGTTTGCCGTCGGACTTGCCGTCGCTGGCGCAATATGATTCGGTCGTGCTGGTGGACGTCCCAGCCCGCGCGCTCGGCAACAACCAAATGGAAAATTTGCAAAGTTATGTGCATGACCTCGGCGGCGGCTTGGTCGCTGTGGGCGGACCCACCTCCTACGGCGTGGGCGGATATTTCCAGACCCCGCTCGAAGAAACCTTGCCGGTGGACATGCAGATCAAAGACGAGAAACGCCGCCCCAATTTGGGGATCGTTTTTATCATTGACCACTCCGGCAGTATGGAGGAAACCAGCGGCGGCGTGACCAAACTCGAACTCGCCAAAGAAGCCGCGGCGCGTTCGATCGATTTCCTCTTCCCCACCGACCGCGTCGGCGTGATCGCGTTCGACGATTCCGCTTCGTGGGTTGTGCCGATGACCGAACTCAGCGACCCCGGTGCGGTTGTCAGCGCCATCGGTTCGATTCGCGGCGGCGGCGGAACGGACATCATGGCGGGTGTGCGAGCCATGTCGGAAGTTCTGCCAGACGATCCCGCCAAAGTGAAACACGTCATCCTGCTCACCGACGGCGGCGCAGACCCGACGGGCATCCCCGAACTTGTGCAAAAATTATTTGAAGAAAACAATATCACGCTTTCGACCGTCGGCGTGGGCAACGATGCCGCGCCGTTCCTCGAAGACCTCGCCGAGGCAGGCGGCGGTCGTTATCATTTCACCAACGACGCGAACAGCATCCCCAGCATCTTCACCGAGGAAGTGTCGCTCGCCACGCGCGCGTATCTTGTCGAAGAGCCGTTCTTCCCCGCGCTCGCCAACTCCTCGCCGATCCTTTCGGGCATCAATGAAATCCCGCGCCTGTATGGGTATGTGGCGTCGAGTCCGAAAGACCTCGCGCAGGTGATTCTCAAGTCCGACAAGGACGATCCGATTCTCGCGTCGTGGCAATATGGTTTGGGTCGCGCCGTCGCGTTCACCTCCGACGCCACCGGGCGCTGGGCGCGCGATTGGCTCGCGTCGGATAACTTCGCAAAGTTTTGGGTGCAGGTCGTTCGCTCCACCATCGGCAACCCAACCGACAACGCGCTCGCAACCGACATCGAACTCACCGATGGGCAGGCGCGCATCACCCTCGACGCGCAGACTCCAAGCGGCGAATTCATCAACGGCTACGCGGTGGACGCCAACATCGTGGCGCCGAACGGCGAAACCAACTCGCTGACGTTGAGGCAGGTCGCCCCCGGTCGGTACGAAGCGTTCTTCGATCCGAAAGAGGAAGGCGTCTACTTAATTCGGCTCGCGGGGATGTCGGCTAGTCAAACCGATTCCTTCGCCGAGACGACGGGCTGGGCGCTGTCGTACTCGCCCGAATACAAACGCCTCGATCCGGACCCCGACCTGCTTCTCCGTCTTGCGGCTTTATCGAACGGGGAGGTCGCCACATCGAACCCCGCGGATGTTTTTCTCCACAACCTCGACGCGACTCGCGCCTCGCGTCCGATCTGGCAATGGCTGATTCTGCTCGCCGTGTTGTTACTGCCCTTCGACATCGCCTCGCGCCGACTCATCATCACCAAACAGGATGTTTCAAACGAGCGAGCGTTGCTGATGAAGCGACTCGGTCTCGGTCAGCCGCGCATGTTGACGACTCCTCAACCATCGCCGCGCATGGAAGCCTTGCTCAAAGCCAAAGACCGCGTTGCCGAGTCTGCGAAACGCGCGGAGGCAACGCCTGTTGAATTGAAAGAAGCGCAACCTTCAGAGAAAACGATTCAATCGGTGGAACAAGTTAAAGAGATAGAAACAAAACATCCCCCGGCAGATGCCGCCGCATCCACAACCGCATCCCTGCTTGCCAGAAAAAACGCGCTCAAAAATAAACGAAAGTAA
- a CDS encoding BatA and WFA domain-containing protein — protein sequence MRLLTPLALTLAALAIPIILLYMLKLRRKQAQVSSTFLWQQLLREQQANAPWQKLKRNLLLLLQLLILAALVFALARPALQVPVVASGSVIVLLDASASMNATDGNPTRFDSARDSVLDLINGLSPASSLTLILVAEKPQTLIAAETDKTLLRQALNNAQATQGVADWESAFALAAGAGGNSTIVIVSDGGLPESGLPSLPGEIRFIPVGESQNNLAITALALRPAQKSPQLFAEITNFDSSDRNVLLSIYFNDQLIDARQLSLSANSRESLTLDDLSNDSGIYKATITIPNSSNSLNSLNPSNSQSSQNFLDSLPLDNTAFAVFQASNSRRVLLVSKGNLFLEQLLASLPGIQPFRALPAADGTVQIPNDPFDLYIFDGIVPPELPNANLLFINPSSNPFFEVGGAYNEFKNMQVTEHALTNFVDWSNVHILQAKLVETPAWAETLIASDAGPLVFAGETKGQRIAALAFDLKESDLPLQIAYPILFSNLINYLAPPSAFDATQSLTPGESLSILPQSNVDRIVVASPSNQAYTLPLDQPTFTQTDELGYYAVNFISGDSNRVEYFAVNLFDENESNIQPRESIQVGRSTVTPTVAQQIGQRELWTWLAALALLVLMIEWQVFHRKQIPSLLIFKSTLDADKR from the coding sequence ATGCGCCTCCTCACCCCCCTCGCCCTCACCCTCGCCGCGCTCGCCATTCCCATTATTCTTCTTTACATGCTCAAACTGCGCCGCAAGCAGGCACAGGTCTCTTCCACTTTCCTCTGGCAACAACTTCTGCGCGAACAACAAGCCAACGCGCCGTGGCAAAAACTCAAACGCAACCTGCTCCTGCTCCTGCAACTGCTCATCCTCGCCGCGCTCGTCTTTGCCCTCGCGCGCCCCGCCCTGCAAGTCCCCGTCGTCGCCAGCGGATCGGTGATCGTCCTGCTGGATGCCTCCGCTTCAATGAACGCGACGGATGGGAACCCGACTCGATTCGACTCCGCGCGTGACTCGGTCCTCGACCTCATCAACGGACTCTCCCCCGCTTCTTCCCTGACGTTGATTCTGGTCGCCGAGAAGCCCCAGACCTTGATCGCCGCCGAAACTGACAAAACCCTCCTGAGGCAAGCGCTCAATAACGCGCAAGCGACTCAAGGAGTCGCCGATTGGGAATCCGCCTTCGCGCTTGCGGCAGGCGCGGGAGGCAACTCGACCATCGTGATCGTCTCAGACGGCGGCTTGCCCGAAAGCGGACTCCCCTCCTTGCCCGGAGAGATTCGCTTCATTCCCGTCGGCGAATCGCAAAACAATCTCGCCATCACCGCATTGGCATTACGCCCCGCGCAAAAATCCCCGCAGTTGTTCGCCGAAATCACCAATTTCGATTCATCCGACCGCAATGTTTTGCTCTCCATTTATTTCAACGATCAACTCATCGATGCGCGTCAACTCTCCTTGTCTGCAAATTCTCGCGAAAGCCTCACCCTCGACGATCTCTCCAACGACAGCGGCATCTATAAAGCGACCATCACAATCCCCAATTCTTCCAATTCTCTAAATTCTCTCAATCCCTCCAACTCTCAAAGTTCCCAAAACTTCCTCGATTCGCTTCCCCTCGACAACACCGCCTTCGCCGTTTTTCAAGCCTCCAATTCTCGCCGCGTCCTGCTCGTCTCAAAAGGGAATTTGTTCCTCGAGCAGTTGCTTGCTTCACTGCCCGGCATTCAACCCTTCCGCGCATTGCCCGCCGCAGACGGGACGGTTCAGATTCCCAACGACCCGTTCGATCTCTACATCTTCGACGGCATCGTTCCTCCCGAATTGCCGAACGCGAACCTGCTGTTCATCAATCCATCGTCCAATCCGTTCTTTGAAGTCGGCGGCGCGTATAACGAATTCAAGAATATGCAAGTGACGGAACATGCGCTCACCAATTTTGTGGACTGGAGCAACGTCCACATCCTGCAAGCGAAACTTGTCGAGACCCCCGCATGGGCTGAGACGTTGATCGCATCAGACGCGGGTCCGCTCGTGTTTGCGGGCGAGACGAAAGGTCAACGCATCGCCGCGCTCGCCTTCGACTTGAAAGAAAGCGACCTCCCGCTCCAGATCGCCTACCCGATTCTCTTTTCCAATTTGATCAACTACCTCGCGCCGCCTAGCGCCTTCGACGCGACTCAATCACTGACGCCCGGCGAAAGCCTGTCCATCCTGCCGCAATCGAATGTGGACCGCATCGTCGTCGCCTCGCCGTCGAATCAGGCGTATACCCTCCCGCTCGATCAACCGACCTTCACCCAAACCGACGAACTCGGCTACTACGCGGTCAACTTCATCTCCGGCGATTCCAATCGCGTCGAATATTTCGCCGTCAATCTTTTCGACGAAAACGAATCGAACATTCAGCCGCGAGAATCGATTCAAGTCGGGCGTTCGACCGTCACGCCCACCGTCGCGCAACAGATCGGTCAACGCGAGTTGTGGACCTGGCTCGCCGCGCTCGCGTTGCTCGTGTTGATGATCGAATGGCAGGTGTTTCATAGAAAACAAATACCGTCATTGCTTATCTTTAAGAGCACTTTGGACGCAGATAAACGCTGA
- a CDS encoding DUF58 domain-containing protein, with product MLFDEPTLRKLNQLTLIASRVRSGAMKGERRSSRRGSSVEFADYRNYAPGDDLRRLDWNIYARLERPFIKLLEEEEDLAVHILIDGSQSMDWGEGDENKFQYTLKLAAGLGAITLASGDVLTVGFLQHGKVDAEFGPSRGGASLARLFRFLEKIEPDGETNLNRAMRDYSILPRRAGLVILLSDLFANDGYETGLRQLMGRGHEAALVHVLAPDELDPPLAGDLQLVDIETNQTQDVSLDGGLRERYRTRARAWIQSTQTECRKRNIRYLDAVTNQTWDHILLLEMRRAGFVK from the coding sequence ATGCTCTTCGACGAACCCACCCTCCGCAAGTTGAATCAACTCACCCTCATCGCCTCGCGCGTGCGCAGTGGAGCGATGAAAGGCGAGCGTCGTTCCTCGCGGCGCGGCTCCAGCGTGGAGTTTGCCGACTATCGCAACTACGCGCCCGGCGACGATCTGCGCCGCTTGGACTGGAACATCTACGCGCGGCTTGAGCGTCCGTTTATCAAACTGCTCGAAGAGGAAGAAGATTTAGCCGTTCACATTTTGATCGACGGGTCGCAGTCCATGGATTGGGGCGAGGGCGATGAAAATAAATTCCAATACACGTTGAAACTTGCGGCGGGACTCGGCGCGATCACGCTCGCGTCCGGCGATGTGCTGACCGTTGGATTTCTACAACACGGCAAAGTTGATGCGGAGTTCGGTCCCTCGCGCGGAGGCGCTTCGCTTGCGCGCCTGTTCCGCTTCCTCGAAAAGATCGAACCCGACGGCGAAACGAATCTCAACCGCGCCATGCGCGACTATTCCATCCTCCCGCGCCGCGCCGGACTCGTCATCCTCCTCTCCGACCTCTTTGCAAACGACGGCTACGAAACAGGTCTGCGCCAGCTCATGGGACGCGGGCACGAAGCCGCGCTGGTGCACGTCCTCGCGCCCGATGAACTCGATCCGCCGCTCGCGGGCGATCTTCAACTCGTGGATATCGAAACGAATCAAACACAAGACGTCTCGCTCGACGGCGGCTTGCGCGAACGCTACCGAACCCGCGCCCGCGCATGGATTCAATCCACGCAGACCGAATGCCGCAAACGCAACATCCGCTATCTCGACGCGGTCACGAATCAAACGTGGGACCACATCCTGCTCCTTGAAATGAGAAGGGCGGGGTTCGTAAAATGA
- a CDS encoding MoxR family ATPase, whose protein sequence is MNLTVDQFRARAEAIETEVGRVIVGQSDVVRHVLVSILAGGHVLLEGVPGLGKTMLIRTLGDVLDLKFSRIQFTPDMMPADIIGTEILSDQNGQREFRFRHGPLFANLILADEINRATPKTQSALLEAMQETSVTAAQQTYRLDEPFFVMATQNPLEMEGTYPLPEAQLDRFFFKVNVNLPNVNEMVEIMDRTTGKESPSANKVVSGAEILQMRELARGVPMASHVKDFVARLVLATHPEDPNGSPLVKQFARYGVSPRGAQALTLGAKVTALLNGRFNVAFDDIKAVAPAALRHRLLLNFDGLAEGIRTDDVIGELLAELQPQTN, encoded by the coding sequence ATGAACTTAACCGTTGACCAATTCCGCGCGCGCGCCGAAGCCATCGAAACCGAGGTGGGACGAGTCATCGTCGGGCAAAGCGATGTGGTGCGGCATGTGCTGGTGAGCATCCTCGCGGGTGGGCATGTGTTGCTCGAAGGCGTGCCGGGACTCGGCAAGACGATGCTCATCCGCACGCTGGGCGATGTGTTGGATCTGAAATTTTCGCGCATCCAATTCACGCCCGACATGATGCCCGCCGATATTATCGGAACGGAAATCCTCAGCGACCAAAACGGCCAGCGCGAGTTTCGCTTCCGCCACGGCCCGTTGTTCGCCAATTTGATTCTGGCGGACGAGATCAACCGCGCCACGCCGAAGACTCAATCCGCGCTGCTCGAAGCCATGCAAGAGACTTCGGTGACGGCGGCGCAACAGACCTACCGACTCGACGAGCCGTTCTTCGTGATGGCGACTCAAAATCCGCTGGAGATGGAGGGAACGTATCCGCTTCCCGAAGCGCAACTCGATCGTTTCTTTTTCAAGGTCAACGTGAACCTGCCGAACGTGAATGAGATGGTCGAGATCATGGATCGCACAACCGGCAAAGAGTCTCCGTCGGCGAATAAGGTCGTCAGCGGCGCGGAGATTTTGCAAATGCGCGAACTGGCGCGCGGCGTGCCGATGGCGTCGCACGTCAAAGATTTTGTCGCGCGTTTGGTGCTCGCCACGCATCCCGAAGACCCGAACGGTTCGCCGCTGGTAAAACAATTTGCGCGTTACGGAGTCTCGCCGCGCGGCGCGCAAGCGTTGACGTTGGGCGCCAAAGTGACCGCGCTCTTGAACGGCCGTTTCAACGTCGCCTTCGACGATATCAAAGCCGTCGCCCCCGCCGCGCTGAGGCATCGTCTGCTGTTGAACTTCGACGGCTTGGCGGAGGGGATTCGCACTGATGATGTCATTGGTGAACTCCTCGCTGAACTTCAACCCCAAACCAATTAA
- a CDS encoding ABC transporter permease codes for MESTTSIPEAPKKIERQSILSRLMDNPVILKELRGRMRGGQAFVLLTIYLGLIAMFILFVYSVISPAYSYAFDASARQDAGKAIFGTVVLLELLLVSFIAPGLTAGAITSEREHQTYELLRTTLLSARSLVLGKLGSAFAYIFLLILTAVPLQSLAFLLGGVGLGELIVSELMLVVTAVFFCTLGIFFSSLVKRTLAATVSSYAAILFSFLVIVFIFMLIAYTEALSYNSMLEQFTEYILGIIIWALVSTNPLMAAILSEVILVEDQNLFYTTSQIFGSNGPTYLPSPWIVYVLFYTGFTLLLIFFSIQLVKRPDR; via the coding sequence ATGGAATCTACGACCTCCATTCCCGAAGCCCCCAAAAAGATCGAGCGGCAGAGCATTCTCAGCCGCCTGATGGACAACCCGGTCATCCTCAAAGAACTGCGCGGACGGATGCGCGGCGGGCAAGCCTTCGTCCTGCTCACCATCTACCTCGGGCTGATCGCCATGTTCATCCTGTTTGTCTACAGCGTTATCTCCCCGGCTTATTCTTACGCCTTTGACGCAAGCGCCCGCCAGGACGCCGGTAAAGCCATCTTCGGCACGGTGGTCCTGCTCGAACTTTTGCTGGTCAGTTTCATCGCGCCCGGGCTCACCGCCGGGGCGATCACCTCCGAACGCGAACACCAGACCTACGAACTCCTGCGCACCACATTGCTCTCGGCGCGCTCGCTGGTGCTGGGCAAACTCGGTTCCGCCTTTGCCTACATCTTCCTATTGATCCTCACCGCCGTTCCCCTGCAAAGCCTCGCGTTCTTATTGGGCGGCGTTGGTCTGGGCGAATTGATCGTTTCCGAATTGATGCTGGTTGTCACCGCGGTCTTCTTCTGCACGCTGGGCATCTTCTTCTCCAGCCTGGTCAAGCGGACGCTCGCCGCCACCGTCAGCTCGTATGCCGCGATCCTCTTTTCATTTCTCGTGATCGTGTTCATCTTCATGCTCATCGCGTACACCGAGGCGCTTTCCTACAACAGCATGCTCGAACAATTCACCGAATACATCCTGGGTATCATCATCTGGGCGCTGGTTAGCACAAATCCCCTCATGGCGGCGATCCTCAGCGAAGTGATCCTCGTGGAAGACCAAAACTTGTTCTACACGACGAGTCAAATATTCGGCTCGAACGGACCGACCTACCTCCCCTCGCCGTGGATCGTCTACGTCCTGTTCTATACAGGCTTCACCCTGCTCCTGATCTTCTTCAGCATTCAATTGGTCAAACGCCCCGACCGTTAA